The Plodia interpunctella isolate USDA-ARS_2022_Savannah chromosome 8, ilPloInte3.2, whole genome shotgun sequence genome window below encodes:
- the Drep1 gene encoding DNA fragmentation factor subunit alpha → MENDINKPYKISDVNRDKKKGIVAISLEDLLTKVPEKLGLPAENLTVVLESDGTEVDDEEYFSTLEPDTSLMILHGNEKWAPNMPKCQVSLDQTDEVTLGDKGQVANLVGRLQHNLCHISLLGGQDLELLSDMDPDSLADIVTDRDNRIILEHIKEASGRILLEKRQAQDAMELLKLYHQSVANGAEDVSPPKQERV, encoded by the exons atggagAACGATATCAACAAGCCTTACAAGATTTCCGATGTAAATCGAGACAAAAAGAAGGGCATTGTGGCTATTTCCCTGGAGGACTTATTGACTAAAGTACCAGAAAAGCTGGGTTTGCCTGCTGAGAATTTAACAGTGGTATTAGAATCCGACGGGACAGAAGTAGATGATGAGGAGTATTTTTCCACTCTCGAACCTGATACTTCGCTTATGATTCTACACGGCAACGAAAAGTGGGCACCAAATATGCCGAAGTGCCAAGTGTCTCTCGATCAAACTGATGAAGTAACACTTGGAGATAAAGGCCAAGTGGCAAACCTTGTCGGGAGGCTTCAGCATAACCTTTGTCACATATCGTTACTGGGTGGTCAGGACTTAGAGCTTTTATCTGATATGGATCCCGACAGCCTTGCCGATATTGTCACCGACAGAGATAACAGAATAATTTTGGAGCACATTAAAGAAGCTTCAGGAAG aaTACTGTTAGAAAAGAGACAAGCCCAAGATGCAATGGAGTTACTGAAGTTGTATCACCAGAGTGTTGCAAATGGAGCAGAAGATGTCTCCCCTCCAAAGCAAGAGAGAGTCTAA
- the LOC128671791 gene encoding uncharacterized protein LOC128671791 isoform X2, whose protein sequence is MSKLAHVVEGEASESDSEIEVGRSPDLIEPNTEEFVIAGEAPESDDESKITLPQNDPEVPLYPVMSPAPPNKLMYTSLLHQKLWECNVSLRATIDGLVRHTTDISVEKLTSADKTLLNVQESMRATNANLTLARARLKQIHAALEKSNCGAALPTVKVKP, encoded by the exons atgtcaAAATTAGCACATGTAGTGGAAGGTGAGGCTTCGGAATCGGATTCAGAAATAGAAGTTGGAAGATCACCT GATTTAATAGAACCAAACACAGAAGAATTTGTGATTGCTGGTGAAGCACCCGAGTCAGATGATG AATCGAAAATTACCCTGCCACAAAATGATCCAGAAGTGCCTCTCTATCCAGTCATGTCTCCTGCACCGCCAAATAAACTGATGTACACTTCACTCTTACACCAAAAATtgt GGGAATGCAATGTTTCCCTTCGAGCTACTATAGATGGCCTGGTGCGGCATACTACAGACATATCTGTGGAGAAGCTCACAAGTGCTGATAAGACTTTGTTAAATGTACAA GAAAGCATGCGAGCTACTAATGCCAATTTAACATTGGCACGAGCAAGACTCAAGCAAATTCACGCGGCTCTAGAGAAGTCAAATTGTGGTGCGGCGTTACCAACTGTTAAGGTCAAAccgtga
- the LOC128671991 gene encoding c-Myc-binding protein — MSSYKPIDSKREEFRRYLERAGVMDALTKVLVSLYEEPDKPEDALEYVRKHLGTDGGDDELEAARARIAELEAENALLKGDAAPTEG; from the exons atgtcttcATATAAG CCGATCGATTCCAAAAGAGAGGAGTTTCGACGCTATTTGGAAAGAGCTGGAGTAATGGACGCATTAACTAAAGTGCTTGTTAGCTTGTATGAGGAGCCAGACAAACCCGAAGATGCTTTGGAGTATGTTCGCAAGCACTTGGGTACTGACGGGGGCGATGATGAGCTTGAAGCAGCAAGGGCACGTATTGCAGAATTAGAAGCTGAAAATGCTCTGCTGAAAGGTGATGCAGCCCCAACGGAAggataa
- the Ggamma1 gene encoding guanine nucleotide-binding protein subunit gamma-1, protein MDMMVSTLQQQRAVTEQLRREAAIKRIPVSAAVADIVKYINEHEVEDCLLVGFSSQKVNPFREKSSCTVL, encoded by the coding sequence ATGGATATGATGGTATCAACGTTGCAACAGCAGCGTGCTGTCACAGAACAGCTACGGCGTGAGGCAGCTATTAAACGGATTCCTGTCTCCGCGGCCGTGGCCGATATCGTCAAATATATCAATGAACATGAAGTAGAGGATTGTCTACTAGTTGGCTTCTCTAGTCAGAAAGTGAATCCTTTCCGCGAGAAAAGTTCCTGCActgtactttaa
- the mgr gene encoding prefoldin subunit 3: MEGDGADSSNPKSFSGIPEAIFVDNVDEFMTQPENTNGVDKVLRKLDEQHGKYKYMELSLATRRRRLRQQIPDLARSLEMIEKLKTQKEETETKFLLSDQVFVKANIKPTKTVYLWLGANVMLEYTLEDAEKLLTSNMATAKKNLECVEHDLDFLRDQCTTTEVNMARVYNWDVKKRQAAKASS, encoded by the exons ATGGAAGGTGACGGAGCCGACTCTTCTAATCCTAAGTCTTTTTCTGGAATTCCTGAAGCAATTTTTGTT GACAATGTTGATGAATTTATGACTCAACCAGAAAATACCAATGGGGTTGATAAAGTGCTAAGGAAACTGGATGAGCAACATGGGAAATATAAGTACATGGAGTTGTCTTTAGCTACAAGAAGGCGCCGTTTGCGGCAGCAAATACCAGACTTAGCTAGATCTTTGGAAatgattgaaaaattaaagacaCAAAAGGAGGAAACTGAAACTAAATTTCTTTTAAGTGATCAAGTATTTGTTAAg GCTAATATAAAACCAACAAAGACAGTGTATCTTTGGCTTGGAGCAAATGTCATGCTGGAGTATACTTTAGAAGATGCTGAAAAACTATTGACATCAAATATGGCAACTGCAAAGAAAAATTTAGAATGTGTTGAACATGATTTAGATTTCTTAAG GGATCAGTGCACAACCACAGAAGTCAATATGGCGCGTGTATATAACTGGGATGTTAAGAAACGTCAGGCTGCCAAAGCATCTAGTTAA
- the CCT8 gene encoding T-complex protein 1 subunit theta, which translates to MALHIPKAPGVPSMLKDGARMFSGLEEAVYRNINACKQFAQSVRSAYGPNGMNKMIINHIDKQFVTSDAGTIIRELDVEHPAAKLMVLASQMQDAEVGDGTNFVIVISGALLEAAEELLRLGVTTSEIAEGYEQALDKCLEILPELVCEEIKDYKDIPAVVRGIRPSIMSKQYGNEDYIAELVAKACVAILPEQTTFNVDNVRICKILGAGLLQSQVLSGMVFKREVEGDLTSASKAKVAIYSCPVDITQTETKGTVLIKTADELLNFSRGEESHLEKQIKDIADAGVKVIVAGAKFGDMALHFLNKYGVMAVRLTSKFELRRLAKTVNATVLPRITTPTAEELGYCDTVTVEELGDTRVVVFRMESTESRLSTIVIRGSTDNYMDDIERAIDDGVNTFKGIAREGRFVPGAGATEIELAHRLMQYADTLPGLEQYAVRKFAIALESIPRSLADNSGANATEVVNNIYKAHRDGNKNAGFDIDSENNGVCDAKEKGILDLFVLKHWGLKYAVGAATTILKVDQIIMAKRAGGPKPRKPDGDDDDS; encoded by the exons atggctTTGCATATACCCAAAGCACCTGGTGTGCCTTCAATGTTAAAAGATGGAGCACGG ATGTTTTCTGGATTAGAAGAAGCAGTTTACAGAAACATCAATGCCTGCAAACAGTTTGCACAGAGCGTGCGTTCAGCTTACGGCCCCAACGGCATGAATAAGATGATCATCAATCACATTGACAAACAGTTTGTGACTAGTGATGCCGGCACTATTATTCGGGAATTGGATGTGGAGCATCCGGCTGCCAAGTTAATGGTCCTCGCGAGTCAGATGCAAGATGCTGAAGTTGGTGATGGCACCAACTTTGTCATAGTCATTTCAGGGGCGCTCTTAGAAGCTGCTGAAGAACTACTACGCCTTGGTGTCACTACAAGTGAAATAGCTGAAGGATATGAACAAGCTCTTGACAAGTGCTTGGAAATCTTACCAGAGCTAGTATGTGAGGAGATAAAAGATTACAAAGATATACCAGCTGTTGTCAGGGGTATCAGGCCATCTATTATGTCAAAGCAGTATGGAAATGAAGACTATATAGCCGAGCTTGTAGCCAAGGCTTGTGTGGCTATACTCCCAGAGCAAACTACCTTCAATGTTGATAATGTCAGAATATGCaag ATTCTTGGGGCTGGTCTTCTACAATCCCAAGTTCTATCGGGGATGGTGTTCAAGCGAGAAGTAGAAGGTGATCTGACTTCAGCCAGCAAAGCTAAAGTGGCCATATACTCTTGTCCAGTAGACATCACTCAAACTGAGACTAAAGGgacagttttaattaaaactgcaGATGAACTGCTTAACTTCAGCAGAGGAGAAGAGTCGCATCTTGAGAAACAAATCAAGGATATTGCAGATGCCGGCGTCAAAGTTATTGTTGCTGGTGCTAAGTTTGGTGATATGGCTTTGCATTTCCTGAACAAATATGGAGTTATGGCTGTCCGTCTCACATCAAAGTTTGAGCTTCGCCGTCTTGCTAAGACTGTCAATGCTAct GTTTTACCCCGTATTACGACTCCAACTGCGGAGGAGCTTGGTTACTGTGACACAGTGACTGTTGAAGAGCTAGGAGACACTCGGGTGGTGGTCTTCCGCATGGAAAGCACAGAGTCTCGCTTATCTACTATTGTAATTAGAGGTTCTACAGACAATTACATGGATGATATTGAGAGAGCTATTGATGATGGTGTCAACACATTTAAAGGAATTGCTAGAGAAGGAAG GTTTGTGCCTGGCGCTGGTGCTACAGAAATTGAGTTAGCTCACAGACTCATGCAATATGCAGATACTCTTCCTGGCTTGGAACAATATGCTGTACGAAAATTCGCCATCGCCTTAGAAAGCATCCCGCGATCGCTGGCCGACAATTCTGGTGCTAATGCTACAGAAGTAGTTAACAACATCTACAAGGCTCACcgt gatgGCAATAAAAATGCTGGATTTGATATTGATTCCGAAAATAATGGAGTTTGTGACGCGAAAGAAAAAGGGATTCTTGATTTGTTTGTTCTGAAACATTGGGGCCTCAAGTATGCAGTTGGTGCTGCTACTACAATACTCAAAGTGGATCAGATCATTATGGCCAAGAGAGCTGGTGGACCTAAGCCCAGAAAACCTGATGGCGATGATGATGACTCTTAA
- the LOC128671791 gene encoding uncharacterized protein LOC128671791 isoform X1, protein MSKLAHVVEGEASESDSEIEVGRSPVRDLIEPNTEEFVIAGEAPESDDESKITLPQNDPEVPLYPVMSPAPPNKLMYTSLLHQKLWECNVSLRATIDGLVRHTTDISVEKLTSADKTLLNVQESMRATNANLTLARARLKQIHAALEKSNCGAALPTVKVKP, encoded by the exons atgtcaAAATTAGCACATGTAGTGGAAGGTGAGGCTTCGGAATCGGATTCAGAAATAGAAGTTGGAAGATCACCTGTAAgg GATTTAATAGAACCAAACACAGAAGAATTTGTGATTGCTGGTGAAGCACCCGAGTCAGATGATG AATCGAAAATTACCCTGCCACAAAATGATCCAGAAGTGCCTCTCTATCCAGTCATGTCTCCTGCACCGCCAAATAAACTGATGTACACTTCACTCTTACACCAAAAATtgt GGGAATGCAATGTTTCCCTTCGAGCTACTATAGATGGCCTGGTGCGGCATACTACAGACATATCTGTGGAGAAGCTCACAAGTGCTGATAAGACTTTGTTAAATGTACAA GAAAGCATGCGAGCTACTAATGCCAATTTAACATTGGCACGAGCAAGACTCAAGCAAATTCACGCGGCTCTAGAGAAGTCAAATTGTGGTGCGGCGTTACCAACTGTTAAGGTCAAAccgtga
- the LOC128671976 gene encoding kelch-like protein 5, with amino-acid sequence MSGCDAQKPESSKDNISTTSIDEGLPRELSQLSLSSASSQDEFHRDKGHSENTLKNLYQYFQAQKLCDVALIAGGCRIPAHKVMLASCSEYFAAMFTGSLREAQLTEITLERVDSQALQALVRYCYTGTIELREETVEVLLSTSSLLQLNSVMDACCAFLKKQLDPCNCLGIAFFAEQQSCMNLHKSAMEYTYQHFMQVVKHQEFLSLQVDQLANLLKSDDLNVVTEENVFESLMTWVQHDSENREQHLPTLLKLIKLPLLSSEYLIDKVELACGNVPDCQPLIMEAVKWHLLPERRSFLFSHRTRPRTSTIGRLLAIGGMDGYKGASNMEMYDPRTNSWTPFMRMGARRLQFGVAVMQNKLIVVGGRDGLKTLNTVECFDLTSLSWSTLAPMNTHRHGLGVAVLGDGPNAPVYAVGGHDGWIYLNSVERWDACSRTWTIVSPMAGARSTCGVAALRGRLYAAGGRDGGACLRSVECYDPNTNHWTNCAPMTRRRGGVSVCAAGGYLYALGGHEAPANTVGGRLACVERYDPVADVWVLLARLSLGRDAIGSCLLGDRIVAVGGYDGVQYLCVVEVYDAESNSWRKLAPLSTGRAGAAVVAVPPPRNLF; translated from the exons ATGTCGGGTTGTGATGCACAGAAACCAGAATCGTCAAAGGATAATATCTCCACGACCTCTATAGACGAGGGCCTTCCGCGAGAACTAAGCCAATTAAGTCTATCGAGTGCTTCGAGCCAGGATGAGTTCCATCGTGATAAAGGACATTCCGAAAATACGCTAAAAAATCTATACCAATACTTTCAGGCACAAAAATTGTGTGATGTAGCCCTTATAGCTGGTGGATGCAG AATCCCAGCACACAAAGTAATGCTAGCATCATGCAGTGAGTATTTTGCAGCAATGTTTACGGGCTCACTGAGAGAAGCTCAGCTGACAGAAATAACTCTGGAGAGGGTTGACTCACAAGCCTTACAAGCTCTTGTTCGCTATTGTTATACTGGCACTATTG AATTGAGAGAGGAAACTGTAGAAGTCCTTCTTTCCACATCCAGTTTACTCCAGTTGAATTCGGTAATGGATGCATGTTGTGCtttcttaaaaaaacaacTGGATCCATGTAATTGCTTAGGAATAGCGTTTTTTGCTGAACAGCAGTCCTGTATGAACCTCCACAAAAGTGCTATGGAATATACATATCAACATTTTATGCag GTTGTAAAGCATCAAGAGTTTTTGTCTTTGCAAGTAGATCAATTAGCCAATTTACTGAAATCTGATGATCTCAATGTGGTGACTGAGGAGAATGTGTTTGAGAGTCTCATGACGTGGGTGCAGCATGACAGTGAAAATAGGGAGCAGCACTTACCTACTTTGCTTAAACTGATAAAGCTGCCATTGCTTTCTTCCGAG TATCTCATAGACAAAGTAGAGCTGGCCTGTGGTAATGTCCCTGATTGCCAGCCTTTGATCATGGAAGCTGTAAAGTGGCACCTCTTACCTGAACGGAGGTCCTTTTTGTTCTCACATAGAACAAGGCCAAGGACCTCGACTATTGGGCGCCTTTTAGCGATTGGCGGCATGGATGGATATAAG gGTGCAAGTAATATGGAAATGTATGATCCAAGAACCAACTCTTGGACACCCTTCATGCGAATGGGAGCGAGGCGGTTACAATTTGGCGTCGCAGTGATGCAAAATAAGCTAATCGTTGTCGGAGGAAGGGATGGTCTGAAAACTTTAAATACG GTGGAATGTTTTGATCTCACGTCGCTAAGCTGGAGCACACTAGCGCCAATGAACACACACCGTCACGGGCTGGGGGTGGCCGTGCTAGGTGACGGACCCAACGCCCCGGTGTACGCCGTCGGCGGCCATGATGGATGGATATATCTCAACTCCGTTGAACG TTGGGACGCGTGCTCGCGCACGTGGACGATAGTGTCGCCGATGGCGGGCGCGCGCAGCACGTGCGGCGTGGCGGCGCTGCGCGGGCGCCTGTACGCGGCAGGCGGCCGCGACGGCGGCGCCTGTCTGCGCTCCGTCGAGTGCTACGACCCCAACACCAACCACTGGACCAACTGCGCGCCCATGACCAGGCGAAGGGGCGGAGTCAGC GTATGCGCCGCGGGCGGCTACCTATACGCGTTAGGCGGGCACGAGGCGCCCGCGAACACTGTGGGCGGACGGCTGGCCTGCGTGGAGCGCTACGACCCCGTCGCGGACGTGTGGGTGCTGCTGGCGCGGCTGTCACTCGGACGGGACGCCATCGGCTCATGTCTGCTGGGCGACAGGATCGTGGCTGTCG GTGGGTACGATGGCGTGCAATACCTCTGCGTAGTGGAAGTATACGATGCAGAGTCCAACAGCTGGCGAAAGCTGGCGCCACTGAGCACGGGCCGCGCGGGCGCCGCCGTCGTTGCCGTGCCGCCGCCCCGCAACCTCTTCTGA